A genome region from Arthrobacter agilis includes the following:
- a CDS encoding glycerate kinase, whose amino-acid sequence MTTPAPRPLRIVLAPDSLKGSLPAAEAALAMSAGVTAAAARLGHPAPDVVLAPLADGGEGTLDALLTAWSVEPRTTACHDAAGRARTARYGISAPGDASGLPVRGVLEAAEANGLPLVADLPLDALTATSYGVGELAARLLDDGAEEILLCIGGSATTDGGTGLLSALGARFLDADGEPLPPGGGALMALASIDIGALHPRARGVRWRIAVDVDNPLCGPRGAAAVFGPQKGATPDDVAVLDAGLAHLARVTEDATGVSMLDVSGAGAAGGLPAVLVPFLGAEIVPGSTLVADAVGLSGALAGADLVLTGEGSLDTQSLGGKVVQAVVGNAPEGCAVVAIAGRVQLTAAEVQGAGLAAAFSLATGPTGLDELIREAGPLMEEAAAQVYGVFSAGRLR is encoded by the coding sequence GTGACCACGCCAGCGCCCCGTCCGCTCAGAATCGTCCTCGCGCCCGACTCCCTCAAGGGCAGCCTCCCCGCGGCGGAGGCTGCCCTCGCCATGTCCGCGGGTGTGACGGCGGCCGCCGCACGCCTCGGCCACCCGGCACCCGACGTCGTCCTGGCCCCTCTCGCCGACGGCGGCGAGGGGACCCTCGACGCCCTGCTCACCGCCTGGTCGGTGGAGCCGCGGACCACGGCATGCCACGACGCCGCCGGCCGGGCGCGGACCGCACGCTACGGCATCTCGGCGCCGGGCGATGCCTCCGGCCTCCCGGTCCGGGGCGTCCTCGAGGCGGCGGAGGCCAACGGCCTGCCCCTGGTCGCCGATCTCCCCCTCGACGCCCTCACCGCCACGAGCTACGGCGTCGGCGAACTGGCCGCCCGGCTCCTGGACGACGGCGCGGAGGAGATCCTCCTGTGCATCGGCGGATCCGCGACCACCGACGGCGGCACGGGACTCCTCTCCGCGCTCGGCGCCCGTTTCCTCGATGCCGACGGGGAGCCCCTCCCGCCGGGCGGGGGAGCCCTCATGGCCCTCGCCTCGATCGACATCGGCGCCCTCCACCCGCGCGCCCGCGGCGTGCGGTGGCGCATCGCGGTCGACGTCGACAATCCGCTGTGCGGTCCGCGGGGTGCCGCCGCGGTCTTCGGTCCGCAGAAGGGTGCGACGCCTGACGACGTCGCCGTGCTGGATGCCGGCCTGGCCCATCTTGCGCGCGTGACCGAGGACGCCACGGGCGTGTCGATGCTCGACGTGTCCGGCGCGGGCGCCGCCGGCGGGCTGCCCGCCGTGCTCGTCCCGTTCCTCGGCGCGGAGATCGTGCCCGGTTCCACCCTGGTGGCGGACGCCGTCGGGCTGTCCGGCGCCCTCGCCGGCGCGGACCTCGTGCTCACCGGGGAGGGGTCCCTGGACACGCAGTCGCTCGGCGGCAAGGTGGTGCAGGCCGTCGTCGGCAACGCGCCCGAGGGCTGCGCCGTCGTCGCGATCGCCGGCCGCGTGCAGCTCACGGCGGCCGAGGTGCAGGGCGCCGGCCTGGCGGCGGCGTTCTCCCTCGCGACCGGCCCCACGGGGCTCGACGAGCTCATCCGGGAGGCGGGGCCGCTGATGGAGGAGGCCGCCGCGCAGGTCTACGGCGTCTTCAGCGCGGGGCGCCTGCGCTAG